From one Malus sylvestris chromosome 1, drMalSylv7.2, whole genome shotgun sequence genomic stretch:
- the LOC126625518 gene encoding uncharacterized protein LOC126625518, with protein MFSPFSCASFSHQVEEDDEHMISTSPPSPRKSSRSRSAGLIYRRHNKDSKNPYSDRGLDKFSALVADLEEKRQKIYEQIDPKDKSFVRFVFKDEIDTSAPVPIVIKLKDKTKTISDREEKHANPNSEAFENIDQSHIDKKDMKQKQPRSESDQGSKKGRFSSWKMKLDEWRKPYYYLPVVVIFILVLLTLFGRSFAILCTSIFWYAVPTVKESSSNTRRPAASKKKDYVRRLSKMLVNEGSTDAVAIPPSQRHSHEKSL; from the coding sequence ATGTTCAGCCCTTTCAGTTGTGCCAGTTTTAGTCACCAagtagaagaagatgatgagcaCATGATTTCAACTTCGCCTCCATCTCCAAGAAAATCATCGAGATCGAGAAGCGCTGGCCTGATTTACAGAAGACACAACAAGGACAGCAAAAACCCATATTCGGACCGGGGCCTTGACAAGTTTTCTGCACTTGTAGCTGACCTAGAAGAAAAAAGGCAGAAGATTTATGAGCAAATTGACCCGAAAGACAAATCTTTTGTGCGGTTCGTGTTCAAGGACGAGATTGATACAAGTGCTCCGGTTCCAATCGTGATCAAACtgaaagacaaaacaaagacAATTAGTGATCGTGAAGAGAAGCATGCAAACCCTAATTCGGAAGCCTTTGAAAATATTGACCAATCCCACATCGACAAGAAAGACATGAAGCAGAAGCAACCGAGATCGGAATCTGATCAAGGGAGCAAGAAGGGGAGATTTTCAAGTTGGAAAATGAAGTTGGATGAGTGGAGAAAGCCGTATTATTATTTGCCGGTCGTTGTGATCTTTATTTTGGTGCTGTTGACCTTGTTTGGGCGGTCGTTTGCCATATTGTGTACGTCTATTTTTTGGTACGCGGTTCCAACTGTGAAAGAGAGCTCGAGTAATACAAGGAGGCCGGCggcatcaaagaagaaagattATGTTAGAAGATTGAGTAAGATGTTAGTTAATGAGGGAAGTACAGACGCCGTGGCTATACCCCCATCTCAACGACACAGTCACGAGAAAAGTTTGTGA